Proteins encoded in a region of the Synechococcus sp. BIOS-U3-1 genome:
- a CDS encoding DUF1499 domain-containing protein, whose product MASILFQITLPLVLALFHFVGPIPTDLSAEGGQLSACPGPEHCASSQWRVADSSTALKQLSQQINDTPRTEIIEQSATYLHATYSSRIFGFVDDLELFASDSVTLEARSISRLGESDLGVNAQRLEGLGKTIETSEA is encoded by the coding sequence ATGGCTTCCATCCTGTTTCAAATCACCCTCCCACTTGTTCTGGCCTTATTCCATTTCGTTGGACCGATACCAACCGACCTGAGCGCTGAGGGAGGACAGCTGAGTGCCTGCCCAGGCCCTGAGCACTGCGCAAGCAGCCAATGGCGGGTTGCTGATTCCTCTACCGCTCTAAAACAGCTGTCTCAACAGATCAATGACACTCCTCGGACTGAGATTATTGAGCAGAGCGCTACCTATCTGCATGCCACTTACAGCAGCAGGATCTTTGGCTTCGTGGATGACCTTGAACTTTTTGCATCCGATTCAGTCACTCTTGAGGCACGTTCAATCTCACGCCTCGGAGAGTCAGACCTAGGTGTAAATGCACAACGCCTAGAAGGCCTTGGCAAGACAATCGAAACCTCGGAAGCTTGA
- a CDS encoding bestrophin family ion channel, whose product MIDSGDYGYPPSTRRQDYVLVLLQLLWRMRFDLLVLLLITVLVLNDWIPRSWTANASVVRIMGIAASIFLGFRNTQAIGRWWEARKLWGTVVNVSRNWSDTLRAHLDSSRSPGRQERKLLRLQVAIVWQLNFQLRNFWRRDLRELQDQLLKDLKLPRSTNLRQLGQLRGVWIGDLHRAGLIDGFGRLQLMQVGNGCTDAIGGLERIRNTPLPASYEVFVRLLNWLFILLLLLYFHDLGPESQSRFGSVMIVVLFLMAERIGAYVEGPFDADCSSFSLPLNSICLTISHDLLDHATDHVQHLKSDDPVRWD is encoded by the coding sequence ATGATCGACTCTGGCGACTATGGCTATCCACCGAGCACCCGCAGACAAGACTACGTGCTCGTTTTACTGCAGCTGCTGTGGCGCATGCGCTTCGACCTGTTAGTGCTGCTGTTGATCACTGTTCTTGTCCTTAACGATTGGATCCCACGCAGCTGGACCGCTAACGCAAGCGTGGTGAGGATCATGGGCATCGCGGCATCAATTTTTCTCGGCTTTCGCAACACGCAAGCGATCGGACGCTGGTGGGAGGCCAGAAAACTCTGGGGAACTGTTGTGAACGTGAGTCGAAACTGGTCTGACACATTGCGTGCGCATCTCGATAGCAGCAGGTCACCCGGACGCCAGGAACGCAAGTTGCTACGTCTGCAGGTCGCCATCGTTTGGCAGCTGAACTTTCAATTGCGCAACTTCTGGCGGCGAGATCTAAGGGAGTTGCAAGATCAATTGCTCAAGGATCTAAAGTTGCCCCGGAGTACCAACCTCCGTCAGCTGGGACAGCTGCGAGGCGTTTGGATTGGAGACCTCCATCGCGCAGGATTAATCGATGGCTTCGGACGCCTGCAGCTGATGCAAGTCGGAAACGGCTGCACCGATGCCATTGGGGGTTTGGAACGAATCCGCAACACACCACTTCCAGCGTCTTACGAGGTATTCGTCAGACTTCTGAACTGGTTATTTATCCTATTGCTGTTGTTGTACTTCCACGACTTAGGCCCAGAGTCACAGAGTCGTTTTGGAAGCGTGATGATTGTGGTGCTGTTCCTGATGGCCGAGCGGATCGGTGCCTATGTGGAAGGTCCATTTGACGCAGATTGCAGCAGCTTTTCATTACCTCTAAATAGCATCTGCCTCACAATCAGCCACGACCTGCTCGATCACGCTACAGACCATGTCCAACACCTGAAATCCGATGATCCAGTGCGCTGGGACTGA
- the thiD gene encoding bifunctional hydroxymethylpyrimidine kinase/phosphomethylpyrimidine kinase, giving the protein MQAEHITPPIALTIAGSDSGGGAGIQADLRAFMAFRVHGCSALSCVTAQNTCEVVRVDPIPPAGLKAQLQAVKNDLSVEALKTGMLLNTELIQTTAELLKRWTIPKVIDPVMVSRTGAVLLKDEAITALRQDLLPLATLLTPNRHEAQLLSGHELSDDNDIETAAAVIHAQGPAAVLIKSGSDRSMGGRDLLFDGQPHWLEGVWVDTPHTHGTGCTLSAAITAGLALGQDLDVAITAARAYVKRGLKQALAIGQGQGPICHWAEIKDIKKSD; this is encoded by the coding sequence ATGCAGGCCGAACACATCACTCCACCGATTGCCCTCACCATCGCTGGAAGCGATTCAGGAGGAGGTGCCGGGATCCAGGCTGATCTGAGGGCCTTTATGGCTTTCAGAGTTCATGGCTGCAGCGCTCTTTCATGCGTCACCGCACAAAACACGTGTGAAGTGGTTCGTGTTGATCCGATTCCGCCCGCAGGCCTCAAAGCACAGCTACAAGCCGTCAAAAACGACCTGTCTGTCGAGGCGCTAAAAACCGGAATGTTGCTGAATACAGAGCTGATTCAAACCACCGCAGAGCTGTTAAAGCGCTGGACTATCCCCAAGGTGATCGACCCGGTGATGGTCAGCCGCACAGGTGCTGTGTTGCTCAAAGATGAAGCGATCACAGCGCTTCGCCAAGACCTGCTGCCGCTGGCAACCCTGCTAACTCCGAATCGTCACGAAGCCCAGTTACTCAGCGGTCACGAACTGAGTGACGACAACGACATCGAGACAGCCGCCGCCGTAATCCACGCCCAGGGCCCGGCCGCAGTGCTGATCAAGAGTGGCAGCGATCGTTCCATGGGTGGCCGGGATTTGCTGTTCGACGGGCAACCTCACTGGCTTGAAGGGGTTTGGGTGGACACACCCCATACCCATGGCACGGGCTGCACGCTGTCAGCAGCCATCACCGCCGGACTTGCTCTCGGTCAGGATCTTGACGTTGCGATTACGGCAGCACGTGCGTACGTGAAACGTGGCCTGAAGCAGGCTTTGGCCATCGGTCAGGGGCAAGGACCGATCTGCCACTGGGCAGAAATCAAAGACATTAAAAAAAGTGATTAA
- a CDS encoding class I SAM-dependent methyltransferase, protein MVVQVLNDNERFKLDDSDDALFYGDPRFVQHLDAAFRLRLTQLYRERIPSCAVVLDLMSSWVSHLPEDQRYEQVIGHGLNAQELKANPRLDRHWVQNLNQDQTLPLDDTSVDCTLIVAGWQYLQQPEAVAAELLRITRPRGQVICAFSNRMFFTKAPQIWTDGGDGDHLRYVAEVMMAQGWPKPQLVAEQTQQSGPLGWVGAKGDPFFAVIATKPLASDSL, encoded by the coding sequence GTGGTCGTGCAGGTCTTGAACGACAACGAGCGCTTCAAGCTCGATGACAGCGATGATGCTCTCTTTTACGGCGATCCCCGTTTTGTTCAGCATCTCGACGCAGCATTTCGTCTGCGCTTGACGCAGCTCTATCGCGAGCGCATCCCCAGCTGCGCAGTTGTGCTTGATCTGATGAGCAGCTGGGTGAGTCACCTGCCGGAGGATCAGCGCTACGAGCAGGTAATCGGTCATGGACTGAATGCTCAGGAGTTGAAGGCCAATCCGCGCCTCGATCGTCACTGGGTGCAGAACCTCAACCAAGACCAGACCCTTCCCCTCGACGACACCAGTGTTGACTGCACGTTGATCGTTGCCGGCTGGCAGTATCTTCAGCAGCCGGAGGCCGTGGCCGCTGAGTTGCTGCGCATCACCCGACCAAGGGGGCAGGTCATCTGTGCCTTTAGCAATCGCATGTTCTTCACGAAAGCCCCTCAGATCTGGACGGACGGTGGAGATGGCGACCACCTTCGCTACGTGGCGGAGGTGATGATGGCTCAGGGCTGGCCCAAGCCTCAATTGGTTGCTGAGCAGACGCAGCAATCCGGTCCACTGGGTTGGGTTGGTGCAAAGGGAGATCCTTTTTTTGCCGTGATCGCAACCAAGCCCTTGGCTTCAGATTCCCTCTGA
- a CDS encoding high light inducible protein, whose product MNQQQAGDKWFQDSAARAIHEQQLEQVERFNGRAAMLGIVIGVLTEAITGQGIVHQIGLGPLVDGYAACSAKYLPFCF is encoded by the coding sequence ATGAATCAACAGCAAGCAGGCGATAAGTGGTTCCAGGATTCAGCGGCCCGCGCCATCCACGAACAACAGCTGGAGCAGGTGGAACGCTTCAATGGCCGTGCCGCCATGTTGGGCATCGTGATCGGCGTCTTGACGGAAGCCATCACAGGTCAGGGAATCGTCCACCAAATCGGACTCGGTCCTCTGGTTGATGGTTACGCCGCCTGCAGCGCCAAATACCTTCCCTTCTGTTTCTGA
- a CDS encoding cupin domain-containing protein has protein sequence MICVTSNCPESVILALGVREWPVWACEISSFPWHYHQRETCLLLEGDVTVTPDDGEPVRFGAGDLVEFPSGLSCTWQVHQPVRKHYQFG, from the coding sequence ATGATCTGTGTGACCTCCAACTGCCCGGAGAGTGTGATCCTGGCCCTCGGTGTTCGCGAATGGCCGGTTTGGGCCTGTGAAATCAGCTCTTTCCCCTGGCATTACCACCAACGAGAAACCTGCCTGCTGCTTGAGGGTGATGTCACTGTGACACCTGACGACGGCGAACCGGTCCGATTCGGTGCAGGCGATCTTGTTGAGTTCCCATCAGGGTTGTCGTGCACCTGGCAGGTTCATCAACCCGTTCGCAAGCACTACCAGTTCGGCTGA
- a CDS encoding SDR family oxidoreductase, whose translation MTRTIAVSGASGKTGFRVAEEVRASGDQARLLLRPESQIPSSLEGCEQHRLSLMDANALDDSLRGVDALVIATGARPSVDLTGPMKVDAWGVERQVESCQRVGVKRVVLVSSLCAGRWKHPLNLFGLILVWKRVGERNLENSGLDWTVIRPGGLNEREENLNEEGVLWTGADKQDSDSIPRRLVARCCIEALNTSDSIGKILEVTSSKQQPVVSLQEAIASC comes from the coding sequence ATGACGCGCACGATTGCCGTAAGCGGTGCCTCAGGCAAAACAGGCTTCCGTGTCGCTGAAGAAGTTCGAGCTTCAGGCGATCAGGCAAGGCTGCTTCTGCGACCTGAATCTCAGATTCCATCCTCACTGGAGGGCTGTGAACAGCACCGACTCAGCCTGATGGATGCGAACGCCTTGGACGACTCTCTGCGCGGCGTGGACGCGCTGGTGATCGCGACAGGAGCACGACCATCCGTTGACTTAACGGGACCCATGAAAGTGGATGCTTGGGGCGTCGAGCGCCAAGTCGAGAGCTGCCAACGCGTTGGTGTAAAACGCGTGGTGCTGGTCAGTTCCTTATGCGCAGGGCGTTGGAAACACCCTCTCAACCTGTTTGGCTTGATCCTGGTTTGGAAGCGTGTTGGTGAGCGCAATCTGGAAAACAGTGGGCTCGACTGGACCGTGATCAGACCCGGTGGGCTAAACGAACGTGAGGAGAACCTTAACGAGGAAGGCGTGCTGTGGACTGGAGCTGACAAGCAGGACAGTGATTCAATCCCTCGTCGTCTGGTTGCACGCTGTTGCATCGAAGCCTTGAACACCTCCGATTCGATCGGAAAAATCCTTGAGGTCACCAGTTCCAAGCAGCAGCCCGTGGTGAGCTTGCAAGAAGCAATCGCCAGCTGTTGA
- the nth gene encoding endonuclease III, whose amino-acid sequence MNKRERARVILDRLNEQYPETPIPLDHSDAFTLLIAVLLSAQCTDKKVNEVTPALFSAGPTPSAMAALEETEIHTHIRQLGLAKTKARNVHKLAHILVNIHDGDVPQTFEELEALPGVGHKTASVVMAQAFNVPAFPVDTHIHRLAQRWGLSKGDNVVKTEADLKALFPQEHWNRLHLQIIFYGREHCTARGCDGTVCKLCRELYPKRRKPVIWRKP is encoded by the coding sequence ATGAACAAGCGCGAAAGGGCCAGAGTGATCCTCGACCGGCTGAACGAGCAGTATCCCGAGACACCGATACCCCTAGATCACAGCGATGCTTTCACGCTGCTGATCGCCGTTCTGCTCAGTGCTCAGTGCACCGACAAGAAAGTGAATGAAGTAACTCCAGCACTGTTCTCTGCTGGACCCACACCCTCTGCCATGGCAGCGCTGGAAGAAACAGAAATCCATACCCACATCCGTCAGCTGGGACTGGCGAAAACCAAAGCCCGCAACGTGCATAAACTCGCCCACATCCTCGTCAATATTCACGACGGAGACGTACCCCAGACCTTTGAAGAGCTTGAAGCTCTACCAGGTGTCGGCCACAAGACCGCAAGCGTGGTGATGGCACAGGCTTTCAATGTCCCCGCTTTCCCAGTGGACACACACATTCATCGTTTGGCTCAGCGCTGGGGGTTGAGCAAGGGCGACAACGTTGTGAAAACAGAGGCTGATCTCAAAGCTCTCTTCCCTCAAGAGCATTGGAATCGACTGCACCTGCAGATCATTTTCTACGGCCGTGAGCACTGCACCGCACGCGGCTGTGATGGCACCGTCTGCAAGCTATGCCGAGAGCTTTACCCCAAACGCCGCAAGCCAGTGATCTGGCGTAAACCCTGA
- a CDS encoding DUF1651 domain-containing protein, with the protein MPSHGWIQDPSTQETKRFHADEKSWNHAPRMFVDSGRPFPNQAPLLTTRVHLNQDTAERLWGELLRVGWLPCRPQWSADAEF; encoded by the coding sequence ATGCCAAGCCATGGTTGGATCCAGGACCCCAGCACCCAGGAGACGAAACGGTTCCATGCCGACGAAAAAAGCTGGAACCACGCCCCGAGGATGTTCGTGGATTCAGGGAGACCTTTTCCAAACCAGGCACCACTGCTAACCACGCGCGTGCATCTAAATCAGGACACTGCCGAACGCCTCTGGGGTGAACTCCTTCGTGTCGGCTGGCTTCCATGCAGGCCCCAGTGGTCAGCTGACGCTGAATTCTGA
- a CDS encoding TIGR02450 family Trp-rich protein, with amino-acid sequence MPWKPAEAWTSLSPRSGRRHFRVVLQGGRGSERWVELASLLEPQVRLRESWTQLQDKAQWQRGWQPIPPNDSEGI; translated from the coding sequence GTGCCCTGGAAGCCGGCAGAAGCCTGGACTAGCCTCTCTCCCCGATCAGGACGACGTCATTTTCGCGTTGTTCTGCAGGGAGGACGCGGCTCTGAACGCTGGGTTGAACTGGCTTCACTGCTGGAGCCTCAGGTACGACTCAGAGAAAGCTGGACGCAGCTTCAAGACAAGGCGCAATGGCAGAGAGGCTGGCAGCCGATCCCCCCAAACGACTCAGAGGGAATCTGA
- a CDS encoding PfkB family carbohydrate kinase, which yields MPTPLDSDLKSLNLAVVGHQEWVTFLEVDALPKPGRIGRACRDLEEPAGAGAVIAVQLARLTGQRVLFFTALGRDAIGQRSEQRLRELGVEPVVAWRDKPSRRGISLMDPSGDRAITVIGERLMPTAKDDLGWERLADCDGVFVSATDCDGLRQARQARILSATPRLGISVLQQASVPLDALIGSALDPGEHVPENSLNPSPAVRIATEGEAGGVLIPGGRFDAVQLPGPMVESYGCGDSFAAGVTAGLSAGWETHQAVVLGAQCGAACATRFGPYGEH from the coding sequence ATGCCCACGCCTTTGGACAGCGACCTGAAATCTCTGAATCTTGCAGTGGTGGGGCATCAAGAGTGGGTCACCTTTCTGGAAGTCGACGCACTGCCGAAGCCAGGCAGGATCGGTAGAGCTTGCCGAGATCTCGAAGAACCTGCCGGTGCAGGGGCTGTAATTGCAGTCCAACTGGCTCGCCTCACAGGTCAAAGAGTCCTCTTTTTCACAGCACTCGGCCGAGATGCGATCGGCCAACGCAGCGAACAACGGCTCAGAGAATTGGGAGTTGAACCAGTGGTGGCCTGGCGCGACAAACCCAGTCGCCGCGGAATCAGCCTGATGGATCCCAGCGGTGACCGTGCAATCACGGTGATTGGGGAGCGCTTGATGCCCACGGCTAAAGATGACCTTGGCTGGGAACGGCTTGCAGATTGCGACGGCGTCTTCGTGTCAGCCACCGACTGCGATGGACTCCGTCAGGCTCGTCAGGCCAGAATTCTGAGCGCGACACCAAGACTGGGCATCTCGGTTTTACAGCAGGCATCAGTGCCACTGGACGCACTGATCGGCAGCGCTCTAGACCCAGGCGAACATGTTCCCGAAAACTCTCTTAATCCATCACCCGCCGTACGAATCGCCACGGAGGGTGAGGCCGGAGGCGTGCTGATTCCCGGCGGCCGTTTTGATGCTGTGCAACTGCCAGGCCCGATGGTGGAGTCGTATGGATGTGGTGACAGCTTTGCAGCAGGGGTCACCGCAGGACTGAGCGCTGGTTGGGAGACCCATCAGGCAGTCGTGCTGGGAGCGCAATGTGGTGCCGCCTGCGCCACGCGCTTCGGGCCTTACGGCGAACACTGA
- a CDS encoding phytoene desaturase family protein yields the protein MTTKCEVIVIGSGIGGLCCAALCARAGHEVLVLEAHGHPGGAAHGFERQGYQFESGPSLWSGLGRWPSSNPLAQILKALDESLEVIPYRDWDVLFPEGHLRIGVGADGFEQVVADLRGTAVVEEWRRFAEVLQPIAAAADALPLLALPPGGLDGLGPLLRRSGRLLPHLPALRHLSGAFGPLVDRHLQDPFLRHWVDLLCFLISGMPMADTNAAAMATLFGEWFEPEACLDFPKGGSASVVQALVRGLEKHGGSLRLGARVKQVLLDGDRAVGVELVNGEQIAAGYVVSNADAWSTAQLLPEATSPSWRRQRLETPSCDSFLHLHLGFDATGLEDLPIHTVWVGDWERGINAERNAVVVSIPSVLDASMAPAGQHVLHAYTPANEPWSHWSGLERSTAAYDKQREQRCSVFWQVLEQRIPDLRSRCRIVMEGTPLTHRHFLSVHQGSYGPALSAAKGLFPGVQTPLRGFLQCGASTFPGIGIPPVAASGAMAAHAITGQRAQKQLLESLSL from the coding sequence ATGACCACCAAGTGTGAGGTGATCGTGATCGGCAGCGGTATTGGTGGTCTCTGTTGCGCTGCGCTCTGTGCCAGAGCTGGCCATGAGGTCTTGGTTCTCGAGGCTCATGGCCACCCGGGCGGAGCTGCTCATGGATTTGAGCGGCAGGGCTATCAGTTCGAATCAGGACCGTCTCTCTGGAGTGGACTTGGCCGATGGCCAAGCAGCAACCCGCTGGCTCAAATTCTCAAAGCCTTGGATGAATCTCTCGAGGTCATCCCCTATCGAGACTGGGATGTGTTGTTCCCTGAGGGACATCTGCGCATAGGGGTGGGCGCTGACGGCTTTGAACAGGTTGTTGCTGATCTGCGTGGAACGGCTGTGGTCGAGGAATGGCGTCGTTTTGCTGAGGTGTTGCAGCCCATCGCAGCAGCGGCTGACGCATTGCCGCTACTGGCACTACCGCCGGGTGGGCTCGACGGTCTTGGACCTCTCTTGCGTCGTAGCGGTCGTTTGCTCCCCCATCTACCGGCTCTGCGCCATCTCAGCGGTGCTTTTGGTCCGCTGGTGGACCGCCATCTTCAGGATCCCTTTCTGCGTCACTGGGTTGATCTGCTTTGCTTTTTGATCAGTGGAATGCCTATGGCCGATACGAATGCGGCAGCGATGGCAACACTGTTCGGCGAATGGTTTGAACCTGAAGCATGCCTTGATTTTCCTAAGGGCGGGAGTGCCTCCGTTGTGCAAGCCCTGGTTCGTGGACTTGAGAAACATGGCGGCAGCCTGCGCCTTGGAGCGCGTGTGAAGCAGGTCTTATTGGATGGTGATCGGGCTGTTGGCGTCGAGCTGGTCAACGGTGAACAAATTGCTGCGGGGTATGTGGTCAGTAACGCCGATGCCTGGAGTACGGCGCAGTTGTTGCCTGAAGCCACATCACCCTCCTGGCGACGTCAACGCCTGGAGACTCCCTCCTGCGACTCCTTTCTCCATCTGCACCTGGGCTTTGATGCCACTGGCCTCGAGGACCTGCCTATTCATACGGTGTGGGTTGGAGACTGGGAACGGGGGATCAATGCCGAACGCAATGCCGTTGTTGTGTCGATTCCGTCGGTGCTTGATGCCTCGATGGCGCCTGCTGGTCAGCATGTTCTGCATGCATATACACCCGCTAACGAACCCTGGTCTCATTGGAGCGGTTTGGAACGTTCAACTGCGGCCTATGACAAGCAGCGTGAGCAGCGCTGTTCGGTGTTCTGGCAGGTTCTTGAGCAGCGCATCCCCGATCTGCGCAGCCGCTGTCGGATCGTGATGGAGGGAACTCCCCTCACCCATCGTCATTTCTTGTCGGTGCATCAGGGCAGTTATGGACCAGCGCTGTCGGCAGCCAAAGGATTGTTCCCAGGTGTACAGACGCCCCTGCGAGGTTTTCTTCAATGTGGCGCCAGCACCTTCCCCGGTATCGGCATTCCGCCTGTGGCCGCAAGTGGCGCGATGGCGGCCCATGCCATCACTGGACAGCGAGCTCAGAAGCAATTGCTAGAGAGCCTGTCTCTTTGA
- a CDS encoding rhomboid family intramembrane serine protease → MIALPLILLGFAWLQELVDQLLLGGRWNLAIGPGTPWWSLLTAPFSHQGLGHLFTNSLVYLPLSYLVLARSQRAYLSIWVAVIVLEIPVWLVWPVGSHGLSGVVYGLLGYLVLIGFLERRPLSILLSTIVLLLYGSALPGLLPWASPRGVSWIGHASGFLAGLLTALAVHRSPAQLQD, encoded by the coding sequence TTGATCGCTCTGCCTCTGATTTTGCTGGGCTTCGCCTGGCTTCAAGAACTAGTGGATCAATTGCTCCTCGGAGGTCGCTGGAACCTGGCGATAGGTCCTGGAACACCCTGGTGGAGCTTATTGACAGCTCCATTCAGCCACCAAGGATTGGGCCATCTATTCACGAACAGCCTGGTGTACTTACCGCTGAGTTACCTCGTGCTGGCCAGAAGCCAAAGGGCTTATCTGAGCATCTGGGTTGCCGTGATTGTGCTGGAAATTCCGGTCTGGCTTGTCTGGCCGGTTGGCTCGCACGGGTTGTCCGGAGTGGTCTACGGGTTATTGGGATATCTAGTGCTGATTGGTTTTCTGGAACGACGTCCTTTGTCGATCCTGCTGAGCACCATCGTTCTGCTGCTCTACGGAAGCGCCTTACCTGGCCTACTTCCCTGGGCATCTCCCAGAGGCGTGAGCTGGATTGGACATGCGTCAGGGTTTTTGGCCGGATTGCTGACCGCACTGGCGGTCCATCGATCACCTGCTCAGCTACAAGACTGA
- a CDS encoding NAD(P)-binding protein yields the protein MPGKDVDLVVIGAGLSGCALVAALRRRGWCGTVHILEAGRGPGGRCATRRRRDDPLWRLDHGSPTLSFQAEPSGQLRELITSLENRGVVRVDHDPVVGLDHHGDVVEAPDHPLLRGPRWRGIPTMATVVETLLADGGKDVDACFGERVQTLSRVEESWVFAGGLRAERLVLSGTLLAHPRSLAMLGWQDVPLREAVPHGHDPVLDEALAWIAGLNATIRWNLMLEFPAIDLDPFPRQIWLTPQAQQQFGVERIVLQRQQQGRLGLVLHGLDDGALITPKTQPLLLTAQEQRLLSVLPELLRPWPSLQRLASSAHSLGVMRWGAAQPLDRGMPKALQWCNQARVGFCGDWIAGSGFGMAEGALQSSIDLAESIAP from the coding sequence ATGCCAGGCAAGGATGTTGATCTCGTTGTTATCGGTGCTGGTCTGTCCGGTTGCGCGCTGGTTGCGGCTCTGAGGCGCAGGGGCTGGTGCGGGACCGTCCACATTCTGGAAGCTGGGCGAGGACCTGGTGGACGCTGTGCGACAAGGCGGCGGCGCGATGATCCTCTTTGGCGTTTGGATCACGGATCCCCAACCCTGAGTTTTCAGGCTGAACCGTCTGGGCAGCTACGGGAGTTGATCACATCGCTTGAGAATCGCGGCGTTGTTCGCGTTGACCACGATCCTGTTGTGGGTCTGGACCACCACGGAGATGTTGTTGAAGCGCCTGATCACCCTTTGCTGCGAGGCCCTCGCTGGCGTGGCATCCCCACAATGGCAACCGTGGTGGAGACGTTGCTTGCTGACGGTGGAAAGGATGTTGATGCCTGTTTTGGAGAGCGGGTCCAGACGCTTTCCAGAGTTGAGGAGAGCTGGGTGTTTGCGGGTGGGCTTCGCGCGGAGAGACTTGTGCTGAGCGGGACGCTCCTCGCCCATCCCCGTTCGCTTGCAATGCTCGGTTGGCAAGACGTGCCGTTGCGTGAGGCTGTTCCTCATGGCCATGATCCTGTTCTCGACGAAGCACTCGCCTGGATTGCCGGCCTCAACGCGACCATCCGCTGGAATCTGATGCTGGAGTTTCCGGCGATTGATCTTGACCCATTCCCTCGACAGATTTGGCTGACGCCTCAGGCTCAGCAGCAATTCGGAGTAGAACGCATTGTGCTTCAGCGACAGCAGCAGGGTCGCCTCGGCCTTGTACTGCACGGTCTCGATGATGGCGCGTTGATTACACCCAAAACACAGCCACTGTTGCTGACCGCTCAGGAACAGCGATTGCTGAGCGTGTTGCCAGAGCTGCTCCGGCCCTGGCCATCACTGCAGAGGCTGGCGTCCAGCGCTCATTCACTGGGAGTGATGCGCTGGGGAGCTGCTCAACCTCTGGACCGAGGAATGCCAAAAGCACTGCAGTGGTGCAATCAAGCCCGAGTGGGTTTCTGTGGCGACTGGATCGCGGGATCTGGCTTTGGCATGGCGGAAGGGGCTCTGCAGAGCAGCATTGATCTGGCTGAGTCGATCGCTCCCTGA